AGATATTATGATGATGCATATGTTGCATgcatttctgttgttgtttgttgcaagTTGTACATTTGACTGTTTTAGACCGTGGTGTGTTCTGACGTTTGTAAGGTGTTCTGTATTCTGCTAAGCTAATTCCAATTGGATGTTGTCATGTAATGACTCCCTTACTGTCCTGTGCTCTAGTGACCTCCAGTATGTGAGTGTTGAAGATTTGTATAGCGTACAGTGTTCTTCCAGTTATGCACTTTTGTCGGTGGTGGGATTCGAGGGAATTTGGGGATCTTTGCACAGATGTATGAGAAAATGATtcaagaacaaaatgttttttttttgtttttttttaatgtacagtatgttataaAAACTGGGAATGAATATGGCTCAGACTTAGTATTGATCGTTGATGTTGTGTCATAAGCTACATttacaggattaaaaaaaaaaaaaaaaaaaggctcttcTAAAGGAAGCACGAGAAACGACACAGAGCCTCTAATCACCTTCATGTGAGTTACAGTGCTGTCATGAATCCTACACTGGAAATGTTccaaacaaatatataaacatttCATGATTCTCTAGACTTGTTTTCCTGTCCATTTCAAGTTTTGctattgaatatttttttttttttattgaatcaCTTTACAGAAGTTGTATTCAAGTTTGCGGTTATTGGAGGTTAGAAAAACAACTAAATGTAACAGTGATGCAATTACAAAATCACAGTTGAACTTAGCTCTTATTACAAATCAGTCATCCCATTCATcgtcctcttcatcatcatctccacCTTCATCTTCACTTTCGTCTAGAAAGAAGAGACAATAAGTAAGGACTTATGGTTCTCACTGTAAGAGCTAAGAGGATGAATGAATTTTTTCATATTTACCAGAAGAATGGATGGCTTTACTCCTCTTCTGCATGACTGACATGAGCGCCCCGACGATGCCTTCACCTGACCCTGGAGGTGTATTCGGAGCCTGATCAGGACTATCTATCACCTGAAATAAGAAATAGAGTTTAAACATAAAAGTATCCACAAATATGTATATTATATCACATTTCTTCATAACGATCTTTGCGATAAGGGgaatttctttacatttctaaGCTTCTTCCCGAGTCGGATCTGATCCAACAgagctcctctgctctctcctcccccgCTGGATGAAGGAGGAGGCGGCTGTGGTGGACCACCGGaactaagaggaggaggaggaggcgggaaAGCTGAAGAAAGGGCAGACGGtggtggaggaggcggagggggaggaggagggcctccacctcctcttccgcCGCCTGCAgcaggaacaggaggaggcGCAAAACCCACGGAGCGCTGCTGGCTTGACGGCGGCAGTGGGGGAGGCAGGTTGTGTGGGGAGGATTTTGACGGAGGCGGTGAGGAGAAGTGAGGAGGTGTAGAGTGtgctggaggaggtggaggagggggaccaCCTCTGTTGGCTTGAGAAGGTGGAGGTGGGAGTCCCCCACGGGTTGGAGGCGCATGGGAGGATGGGCTCCCTCGCTGCTGCGTGCCTGGAATTGGAGGGAGAGGGCCAGAGCGGCCtcgtggaggaggaggggtcggAACAGAGTGACCCGAGCCGGGCAAAGGAGGCAGAGGTCCCTGTCTGccaggtggaggtggtggagggcCAGAAGCTAGAATGCAATGGAACGAAATATGCTTAAAAGCAAATCCAACCATATATTAATCTTATATTAACATGCAGAAGCAGAAAGTTAAATATAAGTGAGTGACTCTGACCTGCTCTGTTCACCTCCCTTTTGACCGCCTCCATGCCTCCAGACTGCTCGATGACATTATAGATGAGCTGGGAGGTCCGTTCGTCCCTCATCTCAGCCTCAGTGATCCCAGCCTGGGAGAGCAGCTTGGACAGGTCAGGGTCCAGGTTGTTTGGATCAAAGCCAACATGAGAAACATGTCTGAACGCAAAGGAAACAAGAAGAGAGAGTCTGAAACTGTCAACTCAATGATCAGAAACACACAGCactacttttttttcaattttttctcCTGAATTGCAATAGGTAACAGTTTAGAAGCTGGTTGTTCAACTAGGTTTTTGTATGCATAGTTACCCAAcagacaaactttttttctgtcttttgtgtgGTAAATCCTGAAACCAGACAATTTATAGATCATAAAAAGAAGAACTGATTATTGTTTCACAATGTCCTGGGACAAAATCTTAATTTGTTTACCACAAAAATACAACATCCCCTAAAGTTTTGTCCTTGTGAAATTGTGgaatttaattgttttgttcAGCACAGGTTAAGATCTCAGGCGACTCAGGGAGCCGGATTGTCATCGTACGAGTGAATAATATGAGTTTTACATGTTTGAATTTGTAAAACTAAATTTGAATACAACAGGTGTCAGTCTCGATTGGTTTCTATTTATCACCAAATGTTCTGAGTAGCTAATAAATGAAGGTTACCCAGCTAACATGGATCGTCGTTTGTGAAAGGGTAGTGATTGTGTAAAACAGGGCTGGGCCTTCAAATGTACAGTCTATGGGCTGGAATGGCACTTTAGGACTGGTATGACtttaagtttgactttttttccccctgcaatTGCGTATCACCGGCCCACATGGCAGGGACAGCTGTCCATTGGTTGTTCTCTTTATAATGACAGCTGGCATGCCTCCCACAGGACCGTCTCCAcagcttcccccccccccccactctgtTTGTTCCTGCTGACAAAGTGAAAGTGAAGGACGCGAAAAGTATTTAAACAATCCCTGGGATTTGTAATGCAGCGTAAATTCAAAAGACTGCAGCAGCCCTGGAGTTCCTGCAGGTCACGATTGTCTGTCACTGCATACTGTCATAAAGCCACAGGTGGAGACGTGtgaggcagagagcaggaggagagagcaggtGTGTATTGTATTGATAACGAGGGTTAGAGATGATAGTCTGGTCAAGCACTGAGAGAAT
This region of Labrus bergylta chromosome 12, fLabBer1.1, whole genome shotgun sequence genomic DNA includes:
- the wasb gene encoding WASP actin nucleation promoting factor b isoform X1 is translated as MSRGSKSKTEFARSSLLSLQENEKLEELLGRRCASMATAVVQLFMALPHSPSVWSLQHTGVVCFIKDNPQRSYFIRMFDLKTGRQVWEQELYNQIVYSSPQPFFHTFAADDCQVGLNFAERQEAETFQNAVQEKINQRNNRQDKKQRPLPPADRGNLPPLPPEKASPGSPGSFHMTTVDIQNPDIHASRYRSTPTPSPAAFGGKGKKDKKNKKKGAKLSKADIGAPSGFKHVSHVGFDPNNLDPDLSKLLSQAGITEAEMRDERTSQLIYNVIEQSGGMEAVKREVNRAASGPPPPPPGRQGPLPPLPGSGHSVPTPPPPRGRSGPLPPIPGTQQRGSPSSHAPPTRGGLPPPPSQANRGGPPPPPPPAHSTPPHFSSPPPSKSSPHNLPPPLPPSSQQRSVGFAPPPVPAAGGGRGGGGPPPPPPPPPPPSALSSAFPPPPPPLSSGGPPQPPPPSSSGGGESRGALLDQIRLGKKLRNVIDSPDQAPNTPPGSGEGIVGALMSVMQKRSKAIHSSDESEDEGGDDDEEDDEWDD
- the wasb gene encoding WASP actin nucleation promoting factor b isoform X2, with the translated sequence MATAVVQLFMALPHSPSVWSLQHTGVVCFIKDNPQRSYFIRMFDLKTGRQVWEQELYNQIVYSSPQPFFHTFAADDCQVGLNFAERQEAETFQNAVQEKINQRNNRQDKKQRPLPPADRGNLPPLPPEKASPGSPGSFHMTTVDIQNPDIHASRYRSTPTPSPAAFGGKGKKDKKNKKKGAKLSKADIGAPSGFKHVSHVGFDPNNLDPDLSKLLSQAGITEAEMRDERTSQLIYNVIEQSGGMEAVKREVNRAASGPPPPPPGRQGPLPPLPGSGHSVPTPPPPRGRSGPLPPIPGTQQRGSPSSHAPPTRGGLPPPPSQANRGGPPPPPPPAHSTPPHFSSPPPSKSSPHNLPPPLPPSSQQRSVGFAPPPVPAAGGGRGGGGPPPPPPPPPPPSALSSAFPPPPPPLSSGGPPQPPPPSSSGGGESRGALLDQIRLGKKLRNVIDSPDQAPNTPPGSGEGIVGALMSVMQKRSKAIHSSDESEDEGGDDDEEDDEWDD